The genomic segment GAAGGACGGCAGGCAGACCACGGAAGAAGAGATGCTTGAATACTGTCGGGGCCGGATCGCCCGTCACAAGATACCGAAGTACTGGGAATTCACCGATGATATCCCCATGACGGCCAGCGGCAAGGTCCAGAAGTTCAAGCTGATCGAGCGCTTTGTCAAGAAAAGCGCCGCGTAGAAGAACAAAAGGGAGGACGGATGTCACCGTCCTCCCGCCGTTGTTCTCATATGAGGGTTATCCCCTCGCTTCCTTTTTCCTTAACCATTCAAGATATTTCGCGATGGCGCCGGCGCAGTCCTGTATGGTCGCGTAGACCGGCAGCCCTGCCGCACGGAAGGTCTTGAACATGCCGATGCGGGCCTCTTCCGTTTCGAGATTGGTCTGCGAGAAGCGCGATATGACGGGTATGACGGGCTTCTGTGCCCGGCCTACTGCCTCCAGGATGATGTTGGGTCCGGTCTGAAGCTTGTCTTTCTGGAAATTGTTGATGAAATCGATGGAAAAATAGGGGACGATGACGTCAACTCCCTCATCGGCATCAAGTGAGAGGATGCCCTCGGCCATGATGTTGAAGTCGAACCCGAACATGCCCAGGTCGACGGGATTCGCCGTCGATGTGTTCACGTCGCTGATCTTTTCCGCGATGCGTTTCTGGGTCTCCGGTGCGAGTGTCGGGACGTTCAGCCCCGCCAGTTCGGCGCAGTCGGTGAAAGTGACCGCCGTTCCTCCCCCCGCGCCCAGGAATCCCACGCGAGGTCCCGCCGGAGTTCTGTCACTGACCCCAAGCATGATGGCATTGACGAGTTCTTCAAAGGTGTCGACGAGGACCCCGCCGCCCTGGCTCATGGCAGACGCCCAGACACGGTAGTTACTGGCCATGGCGCCCGTGTGGCTCGCCGCGGCCTTTGCGCCGGCTTCGGACATACCCCCCTTCAGAATGAAGACGGGGCGTTCGGCGGTGATCTCCTTC from the Deltaproteobacteria bacterium genome contains:
- a CDS encoding CoA-binding protein, which gives rise to MDLEKLFYPKSIAVIGASSKLGGGKLPYYLILKMIGYNGELYPVNPKYNEMDGVRFYHSLDELPEGIDLVIVTAPKSQSLEIMKAAARRKVKFIHFFTAGFSEMGNHEMEEEIIREARRGGTRIVGPNCIGVYCPEGRVSFGFSIQQQNGNSDVCFIGQSGGVTTNFVRMAVAHYLGLNKVVSYGNQIDIRAEDYLSYFARDTRIRVMGAYIEDLKEPQRFLDILKEITAERPVFILKGGMSEAGAKAAASHTGAMASNYRVWASAMSQGGGVLVDTFEELVNAIMLGVSDRTPAGPRVGFLGAGGGTAVTFTDCAELAGLNVPTLAPETQKRIAEKISDVNTSTANPVDLGMFGFDFNIMAEGILSLDADEGVDVIVPYFSIDFINNFQKDKLQTGPNIILEAVGRAQKPVIPVISRFSQTNLETEEARIGMFKTFRAAGLPVYATIQDCAGAIAKYLEWLRKKEARG